ACCTATTCGTTCTGGTTTGGGGTATAAGTTGACAGTAACCTAAGGCTACAGAGCACTGAGATCTCTCTGGGTCAACTTCATAAGCATATGTATATCAAGAGGGTTGGAGTGTTCATGGTTTGTACTGGATGAAGCAGAGGGTACTGTAAGCCAGAAATAAACTATCTTCATAAGGCactgctattttttaaatcatctagGCTTGAGTCTTTGGCTATCTCAGCTGTTCATCACTCCCCCACTATAATCCACTCACCTTTCGAATCTTACTGATTATACTTCTGGATATTGCTCAAATGAATCTTTTCATTTCCACCACCTGCTCCCTAGTTCAGACTCCCCATTACCCCTGTCTTCTCTGATTTGTTTCCCCACTGCATTCCTGCTTTGATCATATCAGCTTCCTGCTTCAAAACATTTATCGCCTCACCATGCCTTTGAAAATGAAGCTCAAAAATCTCATTTTGGCTCTTAAGACCTTTTATAATTATTCCCCCAATTTACCTTTCCAAGCCTGTTACTCTATTCCCCATATATACTCCCACTGTTTTAATCTAAggataataaaaaagagaactaAAATTCATTTAAGGCTTTTTTTGTGCAGAGGCAAATCTTAGCATTCTATATACTCTATagattatttaattcttacattaACTCTGTAAAGacagtattatttccattttaaagatggagaaaataaaatgcatagattttaaatattctctgttttcttcctaaTACATGAAACTTCTTGtcctttcctttgccttttaaaCTTTGTTAAGGTTGTGCCTTTTGCctgcttctttcttccctctccgtGTGTTTATGCTTCTTTCCAGGCCAATATAAAATGTCATCTTCCTTTTGAAAATTCTGTGTCCCTTCAAATTAGAATGACTCCTCAACCCCCATCaaacttagtttttatttcatttatagtaCTACTTTCTGCCTTCATTATTATTTGCCTACATACCTTGTCTTTTATAAAGTTTGAATATCTGAAGAGCAGGATCTGTATCCTGAAGACCTCTTGTATCTAGTACAGAACAAGATACCTAAACTtagatgggtgggtagatgaGTAGGTAGGAGGATAGATGcatggaaaatgtgtattttctgatCTAATGTTTTGCAGATTACCTAAAGCTAATCATCACAATTTTCTAAGTCTGTGGATGATTCCTAGGGCCCCAAACATGACACAGTAAACTCTATgacatgatgaaaaaaaaaaaaaaaaaccagcctcCACACTTTTGCTTACATGGTTTTCTTTGCTTAAAGTACCTTTATCCCTCAgtccttcatttctttatcttaGGAGTGAAACTGCTTTTGGGAAGCCTTCCCCAAGTCTGTTAGGTGGAATCTATCATTCcatccactgtactccagcagaACATTATGTGGACCTGCATGTCACACTTACTCCTTTTACTGTGCATAATTCTCCTGTGCTTTTCTGTTAGTGTAAATTGTAAGTTGTAAAACTCACCAAATATGAAAGTAATCATTAGCATTTATTAAAGTATACTACTTCCCTGGTGCTATATACTAAGCACATCATATTTATCTTGTTATTTAGCCCTTACAATAACCATTATTCTACAATAATAGATTGTTCTACAATAATAGAATAAGGTAGAcaccatttttctgttttacagatgagtgaTGGGGAAAGAGCTTTTGGAAGTTTGAGTTACTTCCTTATGGTCATGCAACTAAGTAAGTGTCTGAGATTCCAGAATCTGAATTATTACCCTCTATGCAGTGTTTTGTCTCGTTTGTTTCCCTGTCACCCTCACATGACACATAATAGACCTCAATAAAATAGTTAAGTAAGTGAATGACTGAACGACTGGTCATAGCTATTCTCTAAATGTTTCTTGAGTGAATTGATTTATATAATCAGAGGAAAATGAataatggtttctttttctctttagcaGGAATTTTACCCTCTAGGGCATGAATACTGTGCTGTTCAGTTCTGAGCTGTGCTAGCAGTACCCTTCAAAGGAAGAGCAATGGCTGCAGCAGCAGCTTCTCACCTGAACCTGGATGCCCTCCGGGAAGTGCTAGAATGCCCCATCTGCATGGAGTCCTTCACAGAAGAGCAGCTGCGTCCCAAGCTCCTGCACTGTGGCCATACCATCTGCCGCCAGTGCCTGGAGAAGCTATTGGCCAGTAGCATCAATGGTGTCCGCTGTCCCTTTTGCAGCAAGATTACCCGCATAACCAGCTTGACCCAGCTGACAGACAATCTGACAGTGCTAAAGATCATTGATACAGCTGGGCTCAGCGAGGCTGTGGGGCTGCTCATGTGTCGGTCCTGTGGGCGGCGTCTGCCCCGGCAGTTCTGCCGGAGCTGTGGTTTGGTGTTATGTGAGCCCTGCCGGGAAGCAGACCATCAGCCTCCTGGCCACTGTACACTCCCTGTCAAAGAAGCCGCTGAGGAGCGGCGTCGGGACTTTGGAGAGAAGTTGACTCGTCTGCGGGAACTTATGGGGGAGCTGCAGCGGCGGAAGGTAGCCTTGGAAGGTGTCTCCAAGGACCTTCAGGCAAGGTATAAAGCAGTTCTCCAGGAGTATGGACACGAGGAACGCAGGGTCCAGGATGAGCTGGCTCGCTCTCGGAAGTTCTTCACAGGCTCTTTGGCTGAAGTTGAGAAGTCCAATAGTCAAGTGGTAGAGGAGCAGAGTTACCTTCTTAACATTGCAGAGGTGCAGGCTGTGTCTCGCTGTGACTACTTCCTGGCCAAGATCAAGCAAGCAGATGTAGCACTACTGGAGGAGACAGCTGATGAGGAGGAGCCAGAGCTTACTGCCAGCTTACCTCGGGAGCTCACCCTGCAAGATGTGGAGCTCCTTAAGGTAGGTCATGTTGGCCCCCTCCAAATTGGGCAAGCTGTTAAGAAGCCCCGGACAGTTAACATGGAAGATTCCTGGGCCATGGAGGCAGCAGCCTCTGCTGCTTCTACCTCTGTTACATTTAGAGAGATGGACATGAGCCCGGAGGAAGTGGTTGCCAGCCCTAGGGCCTCACCTGCTAAACAGCGGGGTCCTGAGGCAGCCTCCAATATCCAGCAGTGCCTCTTTCTCAAGAAGATGGGGGCCAAAGGCAGCACTCCAGGAATGTTCAATCTACCAGTCAGTCTCTACGTGACCAGTCAAGGTGAAGTGCTAGTTGCTGACCGTGGTAACTATCGTATACAAGTCTTTACCCGCAAAGGCTTTTTGAAGGAAATCCGCCGCAGCCCCAGTGGCATTGATAGCTTTGTGCTAAGCTTTCTTGGGGCGGATCTACCCAACCTCACTCCTCTCTCAGTGGCAATGAACTGCCAGGGGCTGATTGGTGTGACTGACAGCTATGATAACTCCCTCAAGGTATATACCTTGGATGGCCACTGTGTGGCCTGTCACAGGAGCCAGCTGAGCAAACCATGGGGTATCACAGCCCTGCCATCTGGCCAGTTTGTAGTAACCGACGTGGAAGGTGGAAAGCTTTGGTGTTTCACAGTTGATCGAGGATCAGGGGTGGTCAAATACAGCTGCCTGTGCAGTGCTGTGCGGCCCAAATTTGTCACCTGTGATGCTGAGGGCACCGTCTACTTCACCCAGGGCTTAGGCCTCAATCTGGAGAATCGACAGAATGAGCACCACCTGGAAGGTGGCTTTTCCATTGGTTCTGTAGGCCCCGATGGGCAGCTGGGTCGCCAGATTAGCCACTTCTTCTCGGAGAATGAGGATTTCCGCTGCATTGCTGGCATGTGTGTGGATGCTCGTGGTGATCTCATTGTGGCTGACAGTAGTCGCAAGGAAATTCTCCATTTTCCTAAGGGTGGGGGCTATAGTGTCCTTATTCGAGAGGGACTTACTTGTCCGGTGGGCATAGCCCTCACTCCTAAGGGGCAGCTGCTGGTCTTGGACTGTTGGGATCATTGCATCAAGATCTACAGCTACCATCTGAGAAGATACTCCACCCCATAGGGGATAAgaaatatcattttcttctgcTCCCAAGCCAGCTTCCCTTCCCATAGTTCTTGGTTGTTAGTGGCACATACAGAATAGACTCGGCATATGTCCTGATTCCAGCTGGGTAGTTCTAGAACTTTAGAAGCTccatcttttaatgttttttatttgttatttccccctccccacttcccacctAAATTTAGAGCTTTAAAAGATGCACTGCCCAAATAGGACATGCAATGGTGTTAGCTGAAGTTTGATTAGCAATTAATTAGGCACTTCCAAGGCTTTAGTAGAGAGAGCCACTTTAGCCCTTTGTGCCATGTTTGAAATTTGCCCTTGTATTAAATCCTTGATTTTTTCCCGTTTGGCTCTGATGCCCTTGATCCATTGTTTCCTTCCTATTATAATGTGCTTCGTCTGTGACACTTTCTCTTCAACTCTGATTGGATTCACTGTGCATGCTTCAGTGGGATCTGCTCCACCTTTCAGTGACATTTCAGACATATTCCTGTAACATTATGTCTCAGTCTGATCGTCTTTACCAGTGTGAAAGCTCATTCATTTAGTGCTACCAAAGGGGATACACAGGCCCTTTAGGAAGCAGTACCTCTTGCCTGGAGGATCTGTGCCATCTTGGATTGAGAACTGCAGATGTGACAGAATGGATTGACCCTAGTTGGTTGGTATTGACGACTTCAGCCTGGAAATTGCTTGCCTTTTAAAGAAGCATAATATGGATTGGAATTATGCCAAAGCATAGGAAGCTAGGAATAAGCAAACAAATGCTGATATAGTCAGCAAACTTGGATAGTCTCTAGGGCTCATCGTTTTTCATACTACCTCTCTCTTCTGGCCTGTGTCTAAGGAATTGTACAGCATAGGCCAGGGCCAACAAAATGGAGAGGTGGACACATTTTCATGTTCATTActaaaacaaacagcaaaactgTTGGTTTGTTATTCTGTATTTTCCTCAAGTGAGTACATAATATTTGGTTTCaggatt
Above is a window of Papio anubis isolate 15944 chromosome 13, Panubis1.0, whole genome shotgun sequence DNA encoding:
- the TRIM32 gene encoding E3 ubiquitin-protein ligase TRIM32; its protein translation is MAAAAASHLNLDALREVLECPICMESFTEEQLRPKLLHCGHTICRQCLEKLLASSINGVRCPFCSKITRITSLTQLTDNLTVLKIIDTAGLSEAVGLLMCRSCGRRLPRQFCRSCGLVLCEPCREADHQPPGHCTLPVKEAAEERRRDFGEKLTRLRELMGELQRRKVALEGVSKDLQARYKAVLQEYGHEERRVQDELARSRKFFTGSLAEVEKSNSQVVEEQSYLLNIAEVQAVSRCDYFLAKIKQADVALLEETADEEEPELTASLPRELTLQDVELLKVGHVGPLQIGQAVKKPRTVNMEDSWAMEAAASAASTSVTFREMDMSPEEVVASPRASPAKQRGPEAASNIQQCLFLKKMGAKGSTPGMFNLPVSLYVTSQGEVLVADRGNYRIQVFTRKGFLKEIRRSPSGIDSFVLSFLGADLPNLTPLSVAMNCQGLIGVTDSYDNSLKVYTLDGHCVACHRSQLSKPWGITALPSGQFVVTDVEGGKLWCFTVDRGSGVVKYSCLCSAVRPKFVTCDAEGTVYFTQGLGLNLENRQNEHHLEGGFSIGSVGPDGQLGRQISHFFSENEDFRCIAGMCVDARGDLIVADSSRKEILHFPKGGGYSVLIREGLTCPVGIALTPKGQLLVLDCWDHCIKIYSYHLRRYSTP